In Bombus huntii isolate Logan2020A chromosome 3, iyBomHunt1.1, whole genome shotgun sequence, a single genomic region encodes these proteins:
- the LOC126863363 gene encoding 2-hydroxyacyl-CoA lyase 1 isoform X1, giving the protein MKNGNQITAESLKDQGVEYAFGIMGHPVIELALSIQMAGIQYLGFRNEQAACYAAQAYGYLTRKPAVVLCVSGPGLLHVIGGMANAQINCWPLIVLGGSCAQDHEGVGGFQEWPQVESSKPYCKYAARPPCAAVIPLHVEKAVRLSTYGRPGATYLDLPATLLIQSINKENIYKVASCPPPPLIFPDQRLVQQAANLLMRARKPLLIIGKGAAYGRAENEVRNMVYLTGIPFLPMPMGKGVVPDTNERCVSSARTFALQQSDVILLLGARLNWMLHFGKPPRFQPDVKMIQVDLCPEELHNSVPSAIAIQSDISTTVDSLVTILKERKWFVEENSPWWKDLLAKSNKNRAIIQKMSMDVSVPLNYYAVFKHIQDIIPSDCIICSEGANTMDIGKTILLNNQPRHRLDAATFGTMGVGLGFAIAAALYCKKNASTKRVICVEGDSAFGFSGMEIETMFRYKLPIIVIIINNNGIYGGLDNETFRQIQASGEPTQVIPPNSLTSETHYEKMLEMFGHKGHFCTTVQDIQRALRICLQVNDSPSMINIMINPQAERKQQKFDWLTESKL; this is encoded by the exons ATGAAGAACGGAAATCAAATAACCGCGGAATCTTTAAAAGATCAA GGTGTCGAGTATGCTTTTGGTATAATGGGACATCCTGTAATTGAACTAGCACTATCCATACAGATGGCGGGGATTCAATATCTTGGATTTAGAAATGAGCAGGCTGCATGCTATGCTGCGCAAGCTTACGGATATTTAACGA GAAAACCAGCCGTCGTACTGTGCGTTTCTGGACCAGGATTGCTTCATGTTATCGGTGGTATGGCGAACGCTCAAATAAATTGCTG GCCGCTCATAGTACTTGGTGGATCATGTGCTCAAGATCATGAGGGCGTCGGGGGTTTTCAGGAATGGCCGCAGGTAGAATCCAGTAAACCCTATTGTAAATATGCTGCCCGGCCGCCGTGTGCAGCGGTAATACCGCTTCATGTGGAAAAGGCCGTCCGACTTTCTACCTACGGTCGACCAG GTGCTACGTACCTGGATTTACCAGCTACTTTATTAATTCAATCAATCAACAAAGAAAACATTTATAAAGTTGCATCATGTCCACCACCGCCACTGATATTTCCCGATCAACGATTAGTCCAACAAGCAGCTAATTTGCTTATGAGAGCAAGGAAACCATTGTTGATTATAGGAAAAG GAGCAGCCTATGGAAGAGCAGAGAATGAAgtccgtaatatggtatatttAACCGGTATTCCTTTCCTCCCGATGCCGATGGGAAAAGGAGTCGTTCCAGACACGAATGAACGATGCGTTTCTAGTGCTAGAACATTTGCATTACAACAAAGCGATGTCATTTTATTACTAGGTGCTAGATTAAATTGGATGTTACACTTTGGCAAGCCACCTCGTTTCCAGCCTGATGTTAAAATGATACAg GTCGATTTGTGTCCAGAGGAACTGCACAATTCTGTTCCTTCCGCAATCGCAATTCAATCTGATATATCTACAACTGTAGATAGTCTTGTTACCATTTTGAAAGAACGTAAATGGTTTGTTGAAGAAAATAGTCCATGGTGGAAAGATTTACTAGccaaatcaaataaaaatagagCTATAATTCAA AAAATGTCAATGGATGTTTCGGTACCGTTAAATTATTATGCCGTTTTTAAACATATTCAAGATATAATTCCATCTG ATTGTATTATTTGCTCAGAAGGAGCTAATACAATGGACATAGGAAAAacgattttattaaataatcaacCCCGTCACAGACTAGATGCTGCTACCTTTGGTACAATGGGAGTCGGTTTGGGGTTTGCTATAGCAGCTGCCctttattgtaaaaaaaatgcTTCCACAAAAAGAGTTATTTGTGTAGAAGGAGACAGTGCATTTGGATTTTCTGGCATGGAAATTGAAACAATGTTTAG gTATAAACTACCTATTATTGTCatcattataaataataatggtATTTATGGTGGTCTGGATAATGAAACATTTAGACAAATACAAGCTTCAGGAGAACCAACACAGGT AATACCGCCAAATTCTTTAACATCAGAAACACattatgaaaaaatgttaGAGATGTTTGGTCACAAAGGTCACTTCTGCACCACTGTACAAGATATACAACGTGCACTCAGAATATGCCTTCaa GTCAATGATTCTCCTAGCATGATAAACATTATGATTAATCCCCAGGCTGAACGTAAACAACAAAAGTTCGATTGGTTAACAGAATCAAAACTTTAA
- the LOC126863364 gene encoding sialin-like isoform X2 — protein sequence MYKHYYEKFFPQWIPTRVLICIMMFTACWTNYMCRLQMPILAVPMIKSLPGNITEGVCRAEQSRIRRAISWLDPGAYLEDYILSERIEATQNAVDPMAHNIRVRRNNDKGKIRPTNIELFNGLPFDWRPEIRGQLIAAYSYGNVPGNFIGGLMAVKWGAKQSILWTSIVAAIVSLISPILAQLHWGVLLFSRIIIGVTGGVTFPACHSLVAQWAPPNEKARFVWSLLGGTFGTILTYPMVAGIAENIHWENGWYIPSLLMMIWIFFWAVVTYDTPAEHPGISDEEKEYIQSSQAGTVRKEKPSLKETPVKEIFTSIPFLSLVCCHFGNLFLLFFYQNAMMLYLTKALGFELTKGGIAASLPWACRMLFGFFFSWAGDTLKRKGTVSVTMIRKGATFFSHFLPGIFLILVGYVGCDLILANVFLVLALGFNGAASISNLSNNQDLSPNFAGFIYGIMNTVGCASGMIISPMVEEIAGKYGNPIDRWQTLFWIGSGVCIICMIIFLLGGSGNIQSWNEIRTQPDAERGRN from the exons ATGTACAAGCATTATTACGAGAAGTTTTTCCCAC AATGGATTCCGACAAGAGTTCTGATCTGCATAATGATGTTCACGGCCTGTTGGACCAACTACATGTGCCGTCTGCAAATGCCAATCCTCGCCGTGCCAATGATCAAATCTCTACCGGGTAACATAACCGAGGGTGTCTGCAGAGCCGAGCAGTCTCGAATTCGCCGCGCGATTTCTTGGTTGGATCCGGGCGCCTATCTGGAAGACTACATCCTGTCAGAGAGGATAGAAGCTACACAAAATGCAGTGGATCCAATGGCACACAATATTCGTGTACGCAGGAATAATGACAAAGGAAAGATTCGTCCAACAAATATAGAACTATTTAATGGCCTACCTTTCGACTGGAGGCCTGAGATTCGCGGTCAACTGATTGCTGCATACAGTTACGGAAATGTTCCTGGTAACTTCATCGGTGGCTTGATGGCTGTCAAATGGGGTGCTAAGCAGTCGATCTTGTGGACATCCATAGTAGCCGCTATAGTGTCGCTGATCAGCCCGATTCTTGCGCAGCTTCACTGGGGAGTTCTTCTATTCTCAAGAATAATCATCGGTGTTACTGGTGGAGTAACTTTTCCAGCCTGTCATAGTTTGGTTGCACAATGGGCACCACCGAACGAGAAGGCCCGTTTTGTTTGGTCTTTACTCGGCGGTACGTTCGGTACCATCTTAACGTATCCTATGGTAGCTGGCATTGCAGAAAATATACACTGGGAGAACGGATGGTACATTCCATCGCTACTAATGATGATTTGGATATTCTTCTGGGCTGTAGTTACATACGATACACCTGCAGAGCATCCTGGTATCTCAGATGAAGAAAAGGAATACATTCAAAG TTCGCAAGCAGGTACAGTGAGGAAAGAAAAACCTTCACTGAAGGAAACTCCAGTCAAGGAAATATTTACCTCGATACCTTTCCTCAGTTTAGTCTGCTGCCACTTCGggaatttgtttcttttattcttctaCCAGAATGCCATGATGCTTTACTTAACGAAAGCTCTAGGATTCGAATTGACGAAAGGAGGTATAGCTGCTAGTCTGCCTTGGGCTTGCAGAATGTTGTTCGGATTTTTCTTTAGTTGGGCTGGTGATACGCTCAAGCGGAAGGGAACAGTCTCTGTTACCATGATACGTAAAGGCGCCACATTCTTCT CCCATTTTTTGCCAGGCATCTTCCTCATTCTAGTCGGCTACGTTGGATGTGACTTAATTCTCGCGAACGTTTTTCTCGTGCTGGCATTAGGTTTCAATGGAGCAGCGAGTATCTCTAATTTGTCCAACAATCAAGATCTATCGCCGAATTTCGCCGGCTTTATATACGGTATCATGAACACAGTTGGTTGCGCTTCTGGCATGATTATTTCTCCTATGGTGGAGGAAATAGCTGGAAAATACGGA AATCCTATTGACAGATGGCAAACGTTATTCTGGATTGGTTCGGGCGTGTGCATAATTTGTATGATTATCTTTCTGTTGGGAGGAAGTGGAAATATCCAAAGCTGGAATGAAATTCGAACCCAACCGGATGCAGAGCGCGGCAGAAACTAA
- the LOC126863363 gene encoding 2-hydroxyacyl-CoA lyase 1 isoform X2, whose protein sequence is MANAQINCWPLIVLGGSCAQDHEGVGGFQEWPQVESSKPYCKYAARPPCAAVIPLHVEKAVRLSTYGRPGATYLDLPATLLIQSINKENIYKVASCPPPPLIFPDQRLVQQAANLLMRARKPLLIIGKGAAYGRAENEVRNMVYLTGIPFLPMPMGKGVVPDTNERCVSSARTFALQQSDVILLLGARLNWMLHFGKPPRFQPDVKMIQVDLCPEELHNSVPSAIAIQSDISTTVDSLVTILKERKWFVEENSPWWKDLLAKSNKNRAIIQKMSMDVSVPLNYYAVFKHIQDIIPSDCIICSEGANTMDIGKTILLNNQPRHRLDAATFGTMGVGLGFAIAAALYCKKNASTKRVICVEGDSAFGFSGMEIETMFRYKLPIIVIIINNNGIYGGLDNETFRQIQASGEPTQVIPPNSLTSETHYEKMLEMFGHKGHFCTTVQDIQRALRICLQVNDSPSMINIMINPQAERKQQKFDWLTESKL, encoded by the exons ATGGCGAACGCTCAAATAAATTGCTG GCCGCTCATAGTACTTGGTGGATCATGTGCTCAAGATCATGAGGGCGTCGGGGGTTTTCAGGAATGGCCGCAGGTAGAATCCAGTAAACCCTATTGTAAATATGCTGCCCGGCCGCCGTGTGCAGCGGTAATACCGCTTCATGTGGAAAAGGCCGTCCGACTTTCTACCTACGGTCGACCAG GTGCTACGTACCTGGATTTACCAGCTACTTTATTAATTCAATCAATCAACAAAGAAAACATTTATAAAGTTGCATCATGTCCACCACCGCCACTGATATTTCCCGATCAACGATTAGTCCAACAAGCAGCTAATTTGCTTATGAGAGCAAGGAAACCATTGTTGATTATAGGAAAAG GAGCAGCCTATGGAAGAGCAGAGAATGAAgtccgtaatatggtatatttAACCGGTATTCCTTTCCTCCCGATGCCGATGGGAAAAGGAGTCGTTCCAGACACGAATGAACGATGCGTTTCTAGTGCTAGAACATTTGCATTACAACAAAGCGATGTCATTTTATTACTAGGTGCTAGATTAAATTGGATGTTACACTTTGGCAAGCCACCTCGTTTCCAGCCTGATGTTAAAATGATACAg GTCGATTTGTGTCCAGAGGAACTGCACAATTCTGTTCCTTCCGCAATCGCAATTCAATCTGATATATCTACAACTGTAGATAGTCTTGTTACCATTTTGAAAGAACGTAAATGGTTTGTTGAAGAAAATAGTCCATGGTGGAAAGATTTACTAGccaaatcaaataaaaatagagCTATAATTCAA AAAATGTCAATGGATGTTTCGGTACCGTTAAATTATTATGCCGTTTTTAAACATATTCAAGATATAATTCCATCTG ATTGTATTATTTGCTCAGAAGGAGCTAATACAATGGACATAGGAAAAacgattttattaaataatcaacCCCGTCACAGACTAGATGCTGCTACCTTTGGTACAATGGGAGTCGGTTTGGGGTTTGCTATAGCAGCTGCCctttattgtaaaaaaaatgcTTCCACAAAAAGAGTTATTTGTGTAGAAGGAGACAGTGCATTTGGATTTTCTGGCATGGAAATTGAAACAATGTTTAG gTATAAACTACCTATTATTGTCatcattataaataataatggtATTTATGGTGGTCTGGATAATGAAACATTTAGACAAATACAAGCTTCAGGAGAACCAACACAGGT AATACCGCCAAATTCTTTAACATCAGAAACACattatgaaaaaatgttaGAGATGTTTGGTCACAAAGGTCACTTCTGCACCACTGTACAAGATATACAACGTGCACTCAGAATATGCCTTCaa GTCAATGATTCTCCTAGCATGATAAACATTATGATTAATCCCCAGGCTGAACGTAAACAACAAAAGTTCGATTGGTTAACAGAATCAAAACTTTAA
- the LOC126863364 gene encoding sialin-like isoform X1 — translation MFCHGEERVPLISRVKKQWIPTRVLICIMMFTACWTNYMCRLQMPILAVPMIKSLPGNITEGVCRAEQSRIRRAISWLDPGAYLEDYILSERIEATQNAVDPMAHNIRVRRNNDKGKIRPTNIELFNGLPFDWRPEIRGQLIAAYSYGNVPGNFIGGLMAVKWGAKQSILWTSIVAAIVSLISPILAQLHWGVLLFSRIIIGVTGGVTFPACHSLVAQWAPPNEKARFVWSLLGGTFGTILTYPMVAGIAENIHWENGWYIPSLLMMIWIFFWAVVTYDTPAEHPGISDEEKEYIQSSQAGTVRKEKPSLKETPVKEIFTSIPFLSLVCCHFGNLFLLFFYQNAMMLYLTKALGFELTKGGIAASLPWACRMLFGFFFSWAGDTLKRKGTVSVTMIRKGATFFSHFLPGIFLILVGYVGCDLILANVFLVLALGFNGAASISNLSNNQDLSPNFAGFIYGIMNTVGCASGMIISPMVEEIAGKYGNPIDRWQTLFWIGSGVCIICMIIFLLGGSGNIQSWNEIRTQPDAERGRN, via the exons ATGTTTTGTCATGGTGAAGAGCGAGTTCCGCTTATATCACGAGTGAAGAAAC AATGGATTCCGACAAGAGTTCTGATCTGCATAATGATGTTCACGGCCTGTTGGACCAACTACATGTGCCGTCTGCAAATGCCAATCCTCGCCGTGCCAATGATCAAATCTCTACCGGGTAACATAACCGAGGGTGTCTGCAGAGCCGAGCAGTCTCGAATTCGCCGCGCGATTTCTTGGTTGGATCCGGGCGCCTATCTGGAAGACTACATCCTGTCAGAGAGGATAGAAGCTACACAAAATGCAGTGGATCCAATGGCACACAATATTCGTGTACGCAGGAATAATGACAAAGGAAAGATTCGTCCAACAAATATAGAACTATTTAATGGCCTACCTTTCGACTGGAGGCCTGAGATTCGCGGTCAACTGATTGCTGCATACAGTTACGGAAATGTTCCTGGTAACTTCATCGGTGGCTTGATGGCTGTCAAATGGGGTGCTAAGCAGTCGATCTTGTGGACATCCATAGTAGCCGCTATAGTGTCGCTGATCAGCCCGATTCTTGCGCAGCTTCACTGGGGAGTTCTTCTATTCTCAAGAATAATCATCGGTGTTACTGGTGGAGTAACTTTTCCAGCCTGTCATAGTTTGGTTGCACAATGGGCACCACCGAACGAGAAGGCCCGTTTTGTTTGGTCTTTACTCGGCGGTACGTTCGGTACCATCTTAACGTATCCTATGGTAGCTGGCATTGCAGAAAATATACACTGGGAGAACGGATGGTACATTCCATCGCTACTAATGATGATTTGGATATTCTTCTGGGCTGTAGTTACATACGATACACCTGCAGAGCATCCTGGTATCTCAGATGAAGAAAAGGAATACATTCAAAG TTCGCAAGCAGGTACAGTGAGGAAAGAAAAACCTTCACTGAAGGAAACTCCAGTCAAGGAAATATTTACCTCGATACCTTTCCTCAGTTTAGTCTGCTGCCACTTCGggaatttgtttcttttattcttctaCCAGAATGCCATGATGCTTTACTTAACGAAAGCTCTAGGATTCGAATTGACGAAAGGAGGTATAGCTGCTAGTCTGCCTTGGGCTTGCAGAATGTTGTTCGGATTTTTCTTTAGTTGGGCTGGTGATACGCTCAAGCGGAAGGGAACAGTCTCTGTTACCATGATACGTAAAGGCGCCACATTCTTCT CCCATTTTTTGCCAGGCATCTTCCTCATTCTAGTCGGCTACGTTGGATGTGACTTAATTCTCGCGAACGTTTTTCTCGTGCTGGCATTAGGTTTCAATGGAGCAGCGAGTATCTCTAATTTGTCCAACAATCAAGATCTATCGCCGAATTTCGCCGGCTTTATATACGGTATCATGAACACAGTTGGTTGCGCTTCTGGCATGATTATTTCTCCTATGGTGGAGGAAATAGCTGGAAAATACGGA AATCCTATTGACAGATGGCAAACGTTATTCTGGATTGGTTCGGGCGTGTGCATAATTTGTATGATTATCTTTCTGTTGGGAGGAAGTGGAAATATCCAAAGCTGGAATGAAATTCGAACCCAACCGGATGCAGAGCGCGGCAGAAACTAA
- the LOC126863382 gene encoding uncharacterized protein LOC126863382: MDSGDIDAKVEIQKTLISLNEITLKIKNELNIINDLVKKDGQLHTAVVDANKTLTVVAQDMGINVKNILSNEKSENESQFNLRDIISSAAFQEKILACLNNM; the protein is encoded by the exons ATGGATAGTGGTGATATTGATGCTAAAGTTGAAATTCAAAAGACTCTGATATCTCTTAACGaaataacattaaaaat aAAAAATGAGTTGAACATAATTAATGACCTCGTGAAAAAGGATGGACAACTTCACACAGCTGTGGTTGAtgcaaataaaacattaaCTGTAGTAGCCCAAGATATGGGCATAAAtgttaagaatattttaagtaaTGAGAAAAGTGAAAATGAATCTCAATTCAACTTAAGGGATATTATATCTTCTGCTGCTTTCcaagaaaaaatattggcatgtttaaataatatgtga